From Streptomyces sp. TLI_053, a single genomic window includes:
- a CDS encoding SGNH/GDSL hydrolase family protein: MENTQNTPTAFRSYVAVGDSFTEGMCDDLLPDGHYRGWADRLAARLAAEHPVGGPGDGFRYANLAVRGKLIGQIHDEQVDRAAGLGAELVTLAGGLNDVLRPRCDIARVEELLGSAATRLRATGATVVMFSSTDPTRRMAGSARLLPAILRMKDFVHELAQDPGIAVVDLFSAPCFDDRRLWAEDRLHLSPEGHRRVAEAVLESLGRPAGFDWRAPLPATAPPTRSEKLAADARWVRTHLGPWIGRRLTGRSSGDGRAPKRAELAPYEG; this comes from the coding sequence ATGGAGAACACGCAGAACACGCCCACCGCCTTTCGCAGTTACGTCGCCGTCGGGGACTCCTTCACCGAGGGCATGTGCGACGACCTGCTGCCCGACGGCCACTACCGGGGCTGGGCCGACCGCCTGGCCGCCCGGCTCGCGGCCGAACACCCGGTCGGAGGTCCGGGCGACGGCTTCCGGTACGCCAACCTCGCCGTCCGCGGCAAGCTCATCGGCCAGATCCACGACGAGCAGGTCGACCGGGCCGCCGGCCTGGGCGCCGAACTGGTCACCCTGGCCGGCGGGCTCAACGACGTGCTGCGCCCGCGCTGCGACATCGCCCGGGTCGAGGAACTCCTCGGCTCGGCCGCCACCCGGCTGCGCGCCACCGGCGCCACCGTGGTCATGTTCAGCAGCACCGACCCCACCCGCCGGATGGCCGGCTCGGCCCGGCTGCTCCCGGCGATCCTGCGGATGAAGGACTTCGTCCACGAGCTCGCCCAGGACCCGGGCATCGCGGTGGTCGACCTGTTCTCCGCGCCCTGCTTCGACGACCGCCGGCTCTGGGCCGAGGACCGGCTGCACCTCTCGCCCGAGGGCCACCGCCGGGTCGCCGAAGCGGTGCTGGAGTCGCTCGGCCGGCCCGCCGGCTTCGACTGGCGCGCCCCGCTCCCGGCCACCGCCCCGCCGACCCGCTCCGAGAAGCTGGCCGCCGACGCCCGTTGGGTCCGCACCCACCTCGGCCCCTGGATCGGCCGCCGGCTCACCGGCCGCTCCTCCGGCGACGGCCGCGCGCCGAAGCGCGCCGAGCTGGCACCCTACGAGGGCTGA